From Amphritea atlantica, a single genomic window includes:
- a CDS encoding CidA/LrgA family protein gives MLIGFLVLLLFQFVGELVVTIAGMPVPGPVVGMVLLLVALVLNGSVPDYLRIPSEALLKHLALLFVPAGVGLMTHFGLLKQDWLAILIALIVSTALTIVVTALILNPSAKKLHKLTEDASAGDDR, from the coding sequence ATGTTAATTGGATTCCTGGTTTTACTGCTGTTTCAGTTTGTCGGAGAACTGGTTGTTACTATTGCGGGGATGCCGGTGCCGGGGCCTGTGGTCGGCATGGTGCTTCTGCTGGTCGCCCTGGTTTTAAATGGCAGTGTTCCGGATTATCTGCGTATCCCCAGTGAGGCTTTGTTGAAGCATCTGGCCCTGCTGTTTGTGCCCGCAGGCGTGGGGCTGATGACTCATTTCGGGTTGCTTAAACAGGATTGGCTGGCAATTCTGATTGCTCTGATTGTCAGTACCGCCCTGACCATTGTAGTGACCGCGCTGATTCTCAATCCGTCTGCAAAGAAGCTGCATAAGCTGACTGAAGATGCGTCGGCAGGGGATGATCGCTGA
- a CDS encoding TMEM165/GDT1 family protein, whose product MDQLASVVGAFLLVFLAEFGDKSQLVCMTLATRYRIFPVLMGAVVAFAVLNLLAVLVGAVAATWLPRPVVLGVVAVLFLWFGIQSFRTEEDEADDNVSLSVKSVFVSALLMLFFAELGDKTQLAVVGLASTEPGLLVWIGSTLALVSTSALGVLAGRALMRYVSVIWLHRASGVLFITFALYAFYAGTEAVLLMV is encoded by the coding sequence ATGGACCAGTTGGCGAGTGTAGTGGGTGCCTTCCTATTGGTGTTTCTGGCCGAGTTCGGTGATAAGAGTCAGTTGGTCTGTATGACCCTGGCTACCCGTTACCGCATTTTTCCTGTGCTGATGGGGGCGGTTGTTGCGTTTGCGGTTTTGAATCTGCTGGCTGTTCTGGTTGGCGCGGTTGCGGCAACCTGGTTGCCACGGCCTGTGGTTTTGGGTGTGGTTGCGGTTCTATTTCTCTGGTTCGGTATTCAGTCCTTCAGAACAGAGGAGGATGAGGCTGATGACAATGTTTCGCTCTCAGTGAAGAGTGTCTTTGTATCGGCGCTGTTGATGCTGTTTTTTGCAGAGCTGGGGGACAAGACTCAGTTGGCTGTAGTGGGGTTAGCGAGCACCGAGCCAGGGCTGCTCGTCTGGATTGGTTCGACGCTGGCGCTGGTGTCAACTTCGGCGCTGGGTGTTTTGGCCGGCAGGGCGTTAATGCGTTATGTTTCGGTAATCTGGTTGCATCGGGCATCAGGGGTGCTGTTTATTACTTTTGCGCTGTATGCTTTTTATGCCGGAACGGAAGCTGTATTGTTGATGGTTTGA
- the mobA gene encoding molybdenum cofactor guanylyltransferase, whose amino-acid sequence MDVIILAGGEGRRMGGCDKGLVPFKSQPMVAFAVELVRPFVEQVVISCNRHLPEYAVLGDQVVEDSLEGFQGPLAGIMAGLRVCRSDQVLVLPCDTPLLEPSLIERLLDAAGRAPQSITVLSEDDKLHPLHAVMPRLLADDLEQWLKGGQRAVQRWMRIHPMQLVDISDLSEQLCNLNTFQELQSLEALKSES is encoded by the coding sequence TTGGATGTTATTATCCTGGCAGGTGGCGAGGGGCGCCGCATGGGTGGTTGTGATAAAGGCCTGGTGCCATTTAAGTCGCAGCCGATGGTGGCTTTTGCAGTTGAGCTGGTCCGGCCTTTTGTCGAGCAGGTTGTGATTAGTTGTAACCGGCATCTGCCGGAGTATGCGGTTCTTGGTGATCAGGTTGTGGAGGATTCGCTGGAGGGATTTCAGGGTCCTCTGGCCGGGATTATGGCGGGGCTCAGGGTGTGTCGGTCTGATCAGGTGTTAGTGTTGCCCTGTGATACGCCGTTGCTTGAACCCTCTCTTATTGAGCGATTGCTGGATGCTGCCGGTCGCGCGCCTCAAAGTATTACCGTGTTATCAGAAGATGATAAGTTGCATCCGCTGCATGCAGTGATGCCCCGGCTGCTTGCTGATGACCTGGAACAATGGCTGAAAGGAGGGCAGCGTGCAGTGCAACGCTGGATGCGCATCCATCCGATGCAGTTGGTCGATATTTCCGATCTGTCTGAGCAGTTATGCAATCTTAATACTTTTCAGGAACTCCAGTCTCTGGAAGCGTTAAAGTCTGAGAGCTAG
- a CDS encoding MoaD/ThiS family protein — translation MVNVLFFASLREALGVGQVSYQLDCSVSAAGLVEQLQAQGVEWQKALSGQLLCSVNQDIVPLDTVISDGDEVAFFPPVTGG, via the coding sequence ATGGTAAATGTGCTTTTTTTTGCTTCCCTGCGCGAGGCGCTGGGTGTTGGTCAGGTAAGTTATCAGTTAGATTGTTCTGTCAGTGCTGCCGGGTTGGTGGAGCAGCTGCAGGCGCAGGGTGTTGAGTGGCAAAAGGCGTTAAGCGGGCAGCTGCTCTGTTCTGTTAACCAGGATATTGTGCCATTGGATACTGTTATTTCAGACGGTGATGAAGTGGCGTTCTTTCCTCCTGTGACCGGCGGTTAA